The Nitratidesulfovibrio sp. genome window below encodes:
- the groL gene encoding chaperonin GroEL (60 kDa chaperone family; promotes refolding of misfolded polypeptides especially under stressful conditions; forms two stacked rings of heptamers to form a barrel-shaped 14mer; ends can be capped by GroES; misfolded proteins enter the barrel where they are refolded when GroES binds) — MASKEILFDVKAREKLSRGVDKLANAVKVTLGPKGRNVVIEKSFGSPVITKDGVTVAKEIELEDRFENMGAQMVKEVASKTSDIAGDGTTTATILAQAIYREGVKLVAAGRSPMAIKRGIDKAVEKLVKELGTLAKPTRDQKEIAQIGTISANSDTTIGNIIAEAMAKVGKEGVITVEEAKGLETTLEVVEGMQFDRGYLSPYFVTDPEKMVVELDEPFILCNEKKISSMKDMLPVLEQVAKMNRPLVIIAEDVEGEALATLVVNKLRGTLQVVAVKAPGFGDRRKAMLQDIAVLTGGTVVSEDMGVKLENISVADLGTAKRVVVDKENTTIVDGAGKSDDIKARVKQIRAQIDETTSDYDREKLQERLAKLVGGVAVINVGAATETEMKEKKDRVEDALNATRAAVEEGIVPGGGTAYIRVCKVLDDVKPADDDEAAGVNIIRRAIEEPLRQISTNAGYEGSIVVEKVREGKDGFGFNAASGDFEDLIKAGVIDPKKVTRIALQNAASVASLLLTTECAIAEKPEAKKDMPMPGGGMGGMGGMGGMY; from the coding sequence ATGGCTTCCAAGGAAATCCTGTTCGACGTCAAGGCCCGTGAAAAGCTTTCCCGCGGCGTGGACAAACTCGCCAACGCCGTCAAGGTGACCCTCGGCCCCAAGGGCCGCAACGTGGTCATCGAGAAGTCTTTCGGTTCGCCCGTCATCACCAAGGACGGCGTGACCGTGGCCAAGGAGATCGAACTCGAAGACAGGTTCGAGAACATGGGCGCCCAGATGGTCAAGGAAGTTGCTTCCAAGACCAGCGACATCGCCGGTGACGGCACCACCACCGCCACCATCCTTGCCCAGGCCATCTACCGCGAAGGCGTGAAGCTGGTGGCCGCTGGCCGCAGCCCCATGGCCATCAAGCGCGGCATCGACAAGGCCGTGGAAAAGCTGGTCAAGGAACTTGGCACCCTGGCCAAGCCCACCCGCGACCAGAAGGAAATCGCCCAGATCGGCACCATTTCCGCCAACTCCGACACCACCATCGGCAACATCATTGCCGAGGCCATGGCCAAGGTGGGCAAGGAAGGCGTCATCACCGTCGAGGAAGCCAAGGGTCTGGAAACCACCCTTGAAGTGGTCGAAGGCATGCAGTTCGACCGCGGCTACCTGTCGCCCTACTTCGTGACCGATCCCGAAAAGATGGTCGTCGAACTCGACGAGCCCTTCATTCTCTGCAACGAGAAGAAGATCTCCAGCATGAAGGACATGCTGCCCGTTCTCGAACAGGTGGCCAAGATGAACCGTCCGCTGGTGATCATCGCCGAAGACGTGGAAGGCGAAGCCCTGGCCACCCTGGTGGTCAACAAGCTGCGCGGCACCCTTCAGGTTGTTGCCGTCAAGGCCCCCGGCTTCGGCGACCGCCGCAAGGCCATGCTGCAGGACATCGCCGTCCTGACCGGCGGCACCGTGGTGTCCGAAGACATGGGCGTGAAGCTCGAGAACATCTCGGTGGCCGACCTTGGCACCGCCAAGCGCGTTGTGGTTGACAAGGAAAACACCACCATCGTGGACGGCGCTGGCAAGTCCGACGACATCAAGGCGCGCGTGAAGCAGATCCGCGCCCAGATCGACGAAACCACCTCCGACTACGACCGCGAAAAGCTTCAGGAACGCCTGGCCAAGCTGGTGGGCGGCGTGGCCGTGATCAACGTGGGCGCCGCGACCGAAACCGAAATGAAGGAAAAGAAGGACCGCGTCGAGGACGCCCTGAACGCCACCCGCGCTGCGGTGGAAGAAGGCATCGTCCCCGGTGGCGGCACCGCCTACATCCGCGTCTGCAAGGTGCTGGACGACGTGAAGCCCGCCGACGACGATGAAGCCGCCGGCGTGAACATCATCCGTCGCGCCATCGAAGAACCGCTGCGCCAGATCTCCACCAACGCCGGCTACGAAGGTTCCATCGTGGTCGAGAAGGTGCGCGAAGGCAAGGACGGCTTCGGCTTCAACGCCGCGTCCGGCGACTTCGAAGACCTGATCAAGGCTGGCGTCATCGACCCCAAGAAGGTCACCCGCATCGCCCTGCAGAACGCGGCCTCCGTTGCCTCGTTGCTGCTGACCACCGAATGCGCCATTGCCGAAAAGCCCGAAGCCAAGAAGGACATGCCCATGCCCGGCGGCGGCATGGGCGGCATGGGCGGCATGGGCGGCATGTACTAG
- a CDS encoding ATP-binding cassette domain-containing protein, protein MALLGIQDVTLNLGTGKLLDGATLHVEQGERICLVGRNGAGKSTLLRLMAGDLRPDAGEVVRTPGMRFGSMPQEVPVDMTGPVFGIVAGGLGPEGEALAAARRGLESGEGWEHYGDVVSVCNHLRLDPEREFSTLSGGRKRRVLLARALVASQDLLLDEPTNHIDIDTIAWLEEYLMRRARTLVFVSHDRAFVRRLATRIVEVDRGRLHSYACGYDQYQEQREARLENEERQFALFDKKLAQEEVWVRQGIKARRTRNMGRVRALYALREERARRREKQGGVAMLAQEAERSGKLVIEARNVCFAHENARSVLRDFSALIQRGDRVGLIGPNGSGKTTLLRLLLGQLVPHSGEVRHGTRLEIAYFDQLRTALDGEKSVMDNVAEGADTIDVNGNRRHVAGYLRDFLFEPDRLRLPARVLSGGERNRLLLAKLFTRPSNVLVLDEPTNDLDVETLDLLEELLAEYQGTVLLVSHDRAFLDDVVTSTLAFDDDGNVREYVGGYTDWLRQRPKPVADGAGGDATPRRTGEGDGSGADGNGSGPGTAQIRKLTFKEQRELAGLRDELAALPGNLDALEREQATLEARLAEPDFFTADPEGFNAAAARVAALEGEQTALLERWEVVEARIAELAQFRE, encoded by the coding sequence ATGGCATTGCTGGGCATACAGGACGTCACGCTCAACCTCGGTACCGGCAAGCTGCTGGACGGGGCCACCCTGCATGTGGAGCAGGGCGAGCGCATCTGCCTTGTGGGGCGCAACGGGGCGGGCAAGTCGACGCTGCTGCGGCTGATGGCCGGTGACCTGCGCCCCGACGCAGGCGAGGTGGTGCGCACGCCGGGGATGCGCTTTGGCAGCATGCCGCAGGAGGTGCCGGTGGATATGACCGGCCCGGTGTTCGGCATCGTGGCCGGGGGGCTAGGGCCCGAAGGCGAGGCGCTGGCCGCGGCGCGGCGCGGGCTGGAATCGGGCGAAGGGTGGGAGCATTACGGCGATGTAGTGTCCGTGTGCAACCACCTGCGGCTGGACCCGGAGCGCGAATTCTCCACCCTGTCGGGCGGGCGCAAGCGCCGGGTGCTGCTGGCCCGCGCACTGGTGGCCTCGCAGGACCTCTTGCTGGACGAACCCACCAACCACATCGACATCGATACCATCGCCTGGCTGGAAGAATATCTGATGCGCCGCGCGCGCACGCTGGTGTTCGTCTCGCACGACCGGGCCTTCGTGCGCCGTCTGGCCACCCGCATCGTGGAGGTGGACCGGGGCCGGCTGCATTCCTATGCCTGCGGGTACGACCAGTACCAGGAGCAGCGCGAGGCCCGGCTGGAGAACGAGGAGCGCCAGTTCGCCCTGTTCGACAAGAAGCTGGCCCAGGAAGAGGTCTGGGTGCGCCAGGGCATCAAGGCCCGGCGCACGCGCAACATGGGCCGGGTGCGCGCCCTGTACGCCCTGCGCGAGGAACGCGCCCGCCGCCGCGAAAAGCAGGGCGGGGTGGCCATGCTGGCGCAGGAGGCGGAACGCTCGGGCAAGCTGGTCATCGAGGCACGCAACGTGTGCTTCGCCCACGAGAACGCCAGGTCGGTGCTGCGCGACTTTTCCGCGCTGATCCAGCGTGGCGACCGGGTGGGGCTGATCGGTCCCAACGGTTCCGGCAAGACCACCCTGCTGCGCCTGCTGCTGGGCCAGCTTGTGCCCCATTCCGGCGAGGTGCGCCACGGCACCCGGCTGGAAATTGCCTATTTCGACCAGTTGCGCACGGCCCTGGACGGCGAGAAGTCGGTCATGGACAACGTGGCCGAGGGCGCGGACACCATAGATGTCAACGGCAACCGCCGCCATGTGGCCGGGTATCTGCGCGACTTCCTGTTCGAGCCGGACCGGCTGCGCCTGCCCGCCAGGGTATTGTCCGGTGGCGAGCGCAACCGCCTGCTGCTGGCCAAGCTGTTCACCCGCCCCTCCAACGTGCTGGTGCTGGACGAACCCACCAACGACCTGGACGTGGAAACGCTGGACCTGCTGGAGGAACTGCTGGCCGAATACCAGGGCACCGTGCTGCTGGTGAGCCACGACCGAGCTTTTCTGGACGACGTGGTGACCAGCACCCTGGCCTTTGACGACGACGGCAACGTGCGCGAGTACGTGGGCGGCTACACCGACTGGCTGCGCCAGCGCCCGAAGCCGGTTGCCGATGGTGCCGGGGGGGATGCCACCCCGCGCAGGACCGGAGAGGGCGACGGCAGCGGGGCGGACGGTAACGGCTCCGGTCCCGGAACTGCCCAGATCCGCAAGCTGACCTTCAAGGAGCAGCGCGAACTGGCCGGGCTGCGCGATGAACTGGCGGCCCTGCCCGGCAACCTGGACGCGCTGGAGCGCGAACAGGCCACGCTGGAAGCCCGCCTTGCCGAGCCGGACTTCTTCACTGCCGACCCGGAAGGTTTCAACGCTGCCGCCGCGCGCGTTGCCGCGCTGGAAGGCGAGCAGACCGCCCTGCTGGAACGCTGGGAAGTGGTGGAGGCGCGCATCGCGGAGCTTGCCCAATTCCGTGAATGA
- a CDS encoding Na+/H+ antiporter NhaC family protein encodes MSPTSHVATPPHQPVPNSLALLPLGLFLALFIGAGLALGAAGTEMAFYQLSPTVAILPAIALALVLREKDLATAARPGGLTRRVNVFLSGAGEINIITMCVIYLLAGGFASVASAIGGVESTVNLGLSLVPQRLVLPGLFVISAFVATAMGTSMGTIAAVGPIAAGVAAQTGTDAALLMGAVVGGAMFGDNLSMISDTTIAATRTQGCDMRDKFRMNFAIALPAALLAVAVFWLAGDAGRAAAPGGYRVVTVLPYVAILVMALSGMNVFAVLFAGIVLAGGVGMAVVDGYTPLRFAQDIYKGFTGMHEILVLSMLMGGLGELIRYQGGVAWLLAAVRRFTDRPGRQNGAATRTAEAGISGLVAVADLCTANNTVAIILTGGMAREIAATSGVDPRRSASLLDIFSCVVQGVAPHAAQVLLAGSIAGISPVAVLSANYYCLLLGVAGGLAILTGLPRAPRTAASEGAQARSV; translated from the coding sequence ATGTCCCCGACGTCACACGTTGCCACGCCCCCGCACCAGCCTGTTCCCAATTCCCTGGCCCTGCTGCCGCTGGGCCTGTTCCTGGCGCTTTTCATCGGTGCCGGGCTGGCCCTTGGCGCCGCCGGAACGGAAATGGCCTTCTACCAGTTGTCGCCCACGGTGGCCATTCTGCCCGCCATCGCCCTTGCCCTCGTCCTGCGCGAGAAGGACCTGGCCACGGCGGCCCGGCCCGGCGGGCTGACCCGGCGGGTCAACGTCTTCCTGTCCGGCGCGGGCGAGATCAACATCATCACCATGTGCGTCATCTACCTGCTGGCGGGGGGCTTTGCCTCGGTGGCGTCGGCCATCGGCGGGGTGGAATCCACGGTGAACCTGGGGCTGTCGCTGGTGCCGCAACGGCTGGTGCTGCCGGGATTGTTCGTCATTTCGGCCTTCGTGGCCACGGCCATGGGCACTTCCATGGGCACCATCGCCGCCGTGGGGCCCATCGCGGCGGGCGTGGCCGCCCAGACCGGCACGGATGCCGCGCTGCTCATGGGTGCGGTGGTGGGTGGGGCCATGTTCGGCGACAACCTGTCCATGATCTCCGACACCACCATAGCGGCCACGCGCACCCAGGGCTGCGACATGCGCGACAAGTTCCGCATGAACTTCGCCATCGCGCTGCCCGCCGCGCTGCTGGCCGTGGCGGTGTTCTGGCTGGCGGGCGACGCGGGCCGGGCCGCCGCGCCGGGCGGTTACCGCGTGGTCACGGTGCTGCCCTACGTGGCCATTCTGGTCATGGCGCTTTCGGGCATGAACGTGTTCGCCGTGCTGTTCGCGGGCATCGTCCTGGCGGGCGGCGTGGGCATGGCCGTTGTGGACGGCTACACCCCGCTGCGATTCGCCCAGGACATCTACAAGGGCTTTACCGGCATGCACGAGATTCTCGTGCTGTCCATGCTCATGGGCGGCCTTGGCGAACTCATCCGCTATCAGGGCGGGGTGGCCTGGCTGCTGGCCGCCGTGCGCCGGTTCACCGACCGGCCGGGCCGCCAGAACGGGGCCGCTACCCGCACGGCTGAGGCGGGCATTTCCGGCCTGGTGGCCGTGGCCGACCTGTGCACTGCCAACAACACCGTGGCCATCATCCTTACCGGGGGCATGGCGCGTGAAATCGCCGCCACCTCCGGCGTGGACCCGCGCCGCAGCGCCAGCCTGCTGGACATCTTTTCGTGCGTGGTGCAGGGGGTGGCCCCGCATGCGGCGCAGGTGCTGCTGGCCGGGTCCATCGCGGGCATCTCGCCCGTGGCGGTGCTGTCGGCCAACTACTACTGCCTGCTGCTGGGCGTGGCCGGGGGGCTGGCCATTCTCACCGGGCTGCCGCGCGCCCCGCGCACGGCAGCGTCTGAAGGCGCGCAGGCCCGGTCGGTCTGA
- a CDS encoding methyl-accepting chemotaxis protein has product MRHLSSQTLFCAIGTGLLAAGVAALVPLVSGTFSLSHGLAALAVACIAAAGMLACRMRGLAADARLLHDAALKGLGGSAANAPAALSDAATAIAALRDEALRNAAAGQAMLEALDGYDGQDASRSADTAAPYILLDAKGMVTCASPTLLALLDTGTTPPALPATLETVGLRPAPTDAKGAELLRQIREGRAATGELAIPLACGVPDNGTAPGMPCLIHLTLSARPITDTAGRTHGSFVLLRDLTRLRAAQCTLASTSSRIERFAADSMSAASEVTRAAEDLATLIQEANAGAGSQQERTAETATAMEQMNATVIEVARNASHAADQAAETRRRSVDGARQVNELVAHIDGVEQVIGQLAERVGALDTQAGNIGQVMNVISDIADQTNLLALNAAIEAARAGDAGRGFAVVADEVRKLAEKTMNATREVSEVITGIQQSSRAAAREMDGARAAVNEAARRAQDSGTALSEILALTDNTSIQVQSIATAAEQQSATSAEINRAVEAITGIAGRTMDMMNHAAQDVFSLAGRSSDLSRTVARISATDEADDAAAAAGKAAPCWEFKKCGREKGGAKEKEMGICPAWPDHGFSCAGVTGTFCGGQVQETFAKKIGNCAKCDFFKSASYRRDAHASQMSGSTPGRGVRLELRR; this is encoded by the coding sequence ATGCGCCACCTTTCTTCACAAACACTGTTCTGTGCCATAGGCACCGGCCTTCTCGCGGCCGGTGTTGCCGCCCTTGTGCCGCTTGTATCCGGCACGTTTTCCCTGTCGCACGGCCTTGCCGCCCTGGCTGTCGCCTGCATTGCCGCTGCCGGAATGCTGGCGTGCCGCATGCGCGGTCTGGCTGCCGACGCGCGCCTGCTGCACGATGCCGCGCTGAAGGGCCTCGGCGGCTCCGCCGCAAACGCGCCCGCCGCCCTGTCCGATGCCGCCACCGCCATCGCCGCCCTGCGCGACGAGGCGCTGCGCAATGCCGCCGCAGGCCAGGCCATGCTGGAAGCCCTGGATGGATATGACGGGCAGGACGCCTCCCGCTCTGCGGACACTGCGGCCCCGTACATCCTGCTGGACGCCAAGGGCATGGTCACCTGCGCCTCCCCGACCCTGCTGGCCCTGCTCGACACGGGCACCACGCCGCCCGCCCTGCCCGCCACTCTTGAAACCGTGGGCCTGCGCCCCGCCCCCACCGATGCCAAGGGGGCGGAACTGCTGCGCCAGATCCGCGAGGGCCGCGCCGCCACGGGCGAACTGGCCATCCCCCTGGCCTGTGGGGTGCCGGACAACGGCACCGCCCCGGGCATGCCCTGCCTGATCCACCTCACTCTGTCCGCCCGGCCCATCACCGACACGGCGGGCCGCACGCACGGCAGCTTCGTGCTGCTGCGCGACCTGACCCGGCTGCGCGCCGCGCAGTGTACCCTGGCCAGCACCTCGTCGCGCATCGAACGCTTTGCCGCCGACTCCATGTCGGCAGCCAGCGAGGTGACCCGCGCCGCGGAAGACCTGGCCACCCTGATCCAGGAAGCCAACGCGGGGGCGGGCAGCCAGCAGGAGCGCACGGCAGAAACCGCCACCGCCATGGAACAGATGAACGCCACGGTCATCGAAGTGGCCCGCAACGCGTCCCACGCCGCCGACCAGGCCGCCGAAACCCGCCGCCGCAGCGTGGACGGTGCCCGCCAGGTGAACGAACTGGTGGCGCACATCGACGGCGTGGAACAGGTCATCGGGCAACTGGCCGAACGCGTGGGCGCACTGGACACGCAGGCGGGCAACATCGGTCAGGTGATGAACGTGATTTCCGACATCGCCGACCAGACCAACCTGCTGGCGCTGAACGCGGCCATCGAGGCGGCCCGCGCCGGGGATGCCGGGCGCGGCTTTGCCGTGGTGGCCGACGAAGTGCGCAAGCTGGCCGAAAAGACCATGAACGCCACCCGCGAGGTGAGCGAGGTGATCACCGGCATCCAGCAGAGTTCGCGCGCCGCCGCCCGCGAGATGGACGGGGCCCGTGCCGCCGTCAACGAGGCCGCCCGCCGCGCCCAGGATTCCGGCACCGCGCTGTCGGAAATCCTTGCCCTTACCGACAACACCAGCATTCAGGTACAGTCCATCGCCACCGCCGCCGAACAGCAGTCGGCCACTTCTGCCGAAATCAACCGCGCTGTGGAGGCCATTACCGGCATTGCCGGGCGCACCATGGACATGATGAACCACGCCGCGCAGGACGTCTTCAGCCTGGCCGGGCGTTCCAGCGACCTTTCGCGCACCGTTGCGCGCATTTCCGCCACCGACGAGGCCGACGACGCGGCAGCGGCGGCGGGCAAGGCCGCGCCCTGCTGGGAATTCAAGAAGTGCGGGCGCGAAAAGGGCGGCGCCAAGGAAAAGGAAATGGGCATCTGTCCCGCCTGGCCCGACCACGGCTTCAGTTGTGCCGGGGTTACCGGCACCTTCTGCGGCGGACAGGTGCAGGAAACCTTTGCCAAGAAGATCGGCAACTGTGCCAAGTGCGACTTTTTCAAAAGCGCATCCTACCGGCGCGACGCGCACGCTTCGCAGATGTCGGGCAGCACCCCCGGCAGGGGCGTACGGCTGGAACTGCGGCGCTGA
- a CDS encoding HAD family hydrolase yields MPTTNHNDISAAPDAPTATSVPDKALLLDWGGTLMRVMPRWMGPQHGWTDEEPMPHAGEVLCALAAGWRLALASNASESDEGPIRAALAPMGVGPLLAGVYTWRSAGAPKPWPPFWAYALRDLGLPANRAVMIGDDWTGDVWGATQAGMSGIWFDPPRPGGQTREARTTPRVRTMRDFRELPGLLAELGFEG; encoded by the coding sequence ATGCCGACGACGAACCACAACGACATATCCGCTGCACCGGACGCCCCGACCGCCACGTCTGTCCCCGACAAGGCGCTGCTGCTGGACTGGGGCGGCACGCTGATGCGCGTCATGCCCCGCTGGATGGGGCCGCAACACGGATGGACCGACGAGGAACCCATGCCCCACGCGGGCGAGGTGCTGTGCGCCCTGGCTGCGGGCTGGCGGCTGGCTCTGGCCTCCAACGCCTCGGAATCGGACGAGGGCCCCATCCGGGCGGCCCTTGCCCCCATGGGCGTGGGGCCGCTGCTGGCCGGGGTGTACACGTGGCGTTCGGCGGGGGCGCCCAAGCCCTGGCCGCCGTTCTGGGCGTATGCACTGCGCGACCTGGGCCTGCCCGCCAACAGGGCGGTGATGATCGGCGACGACTGGACCGGCGACGTGTGGGGCGCCACGCAAGCCGGAATGTCCGGCATCTGGTTCGATCCGCCGCGCCCGGGTGGTCAGACCCGGGAAGCGCGCACCACGCCCCGGGTGCGCACCATGCGCGATTTTCGCGAGTTGCCCGGCCTGCTGGCCGAACTGGGATTCGAAGGCTGA
- a CDS encoding YajQ family cyclic di-GMP-binding protein: MPSFDVVNKVEMQELDNAVNNVKKEVETRYDFRNSVTEIELHRGDKRIHLLAGDEMKMRALQDMLQSHCIRRKVDPKCLEFKDIEPTSKGQVKRDVVIQEGITKDVAQKIVKKIKDSKLKVQAAIQDDQVRVTGKKIDDLQEVIQLLRGEELGVPLQFVNMKA; the protein is encoded by the coding sequence ATGCCCTCGTTCGACGTGGTCAACAAGGTAGAGATGCAGGAACTCGACAACGCCGTGAACAACGTGAAGAAGGAAGTGGAAACCCGCTACGACTTCCGCAATTCCGTCACCGAAATCGAACTGCATCGCGGCGACAAGCGCATCCATCTGCTGGCGGGCGACGAAATGAAGATGCGCGCCCTGCAAGACATGCTGCAATCCCACTGCATCCGCCGCAAGGTTGACCCCAAGTGTCTGGAGTTCAAGGATATCGAACCGACATCCAAGGGCCAGGTCAAGCGCGATGTGGTGATCCAGGAAGGCATCACCAAGGATGTCGCCCAGAAGATCGTCAAGAAGATCAAGGATTCGAAGCTCAAGGTGCAGGCCGCCATCCAGGACGACCAGGTGCGCGTGACCGGCAAGAAGATCGACGATCTTCAGGAAGTCATCCAGTTGCTGCGGGGGGAGGAGTTGGGCGTGCCCCTTCAGTTCGTCAACATGAAAGCCTAG
- the groES gene encoding co-chaperone GroES, with translation MNLKPLNDRVLVKRLETEEKTAGGLFIPDTAKEKPSRGEVVAAGPGKVAEDGKLIAMTVKKGDTVLFSKYAGTEIKLDGVEHLVMREDDILAIIE, from the coding sequence ATGAATCTGAAGCCTTTGAATGACCGCGTGCTGGTGAAGCGCCTCGAAACCGAAGAAAAGACCGCCGGCGGCCTGTTCATTCCCGACACCGCCAAGGAAAAGCCCTCGCGCGGCGAAGTCGTCGCCGCCGGTCCCGGCAAGGTCGCGGAAGACGGCAAGCTCATCGCCATGACCGTCAAGAAGGGCGACACGGTGCTGTTCAGCAAGTATGCGGGCACCGAGATCAAGCTTGACGGCGTCGAGCACCTCGTCATGCGTGAAGACGACATTCTCGCCATCATCGAATAA